From the genome of Triticum aestivum cultivar Chinese Spring chromosome 3B, IWGSC CS RefSeq v2.1, whole genome shotgun sequence, one region includes:
- the LOC123066766 gene encoding protein STRICTOSIDINE SYNTHASE-LIKE 10-like → MRVAPGGGEATVLVNQVDGYPLRFTNGVDVDQVTGKVYFTDSSMNYQRSQHEMVTRTGDSTGRLMSYDPRTSDVTLLQAGMTYPNGVALSADRTHLVVASTGPCKLLRHWIKGVNAGTSEPFADLPGYPDNVRPDTKGGYWVALHREKNELPFGPDSHRLAVRVGNDGNIVEEMRGPKKVRPTEIMERSNGKIYLGSVELPYVGVVKRK, encoded by the coding sequence ATGCGGGTAgcgccgggcggcggggaggcCACCGTGTTGGTCAACCAGGTTGACGGTTATCCTCTGCGCTTCACCAACGGTGTTGACGTTGATCAAGTTACGGGAAAGGTCTACTTCACCGATAGCTCGATGAACTATCAAAGGTCGCAGCATGAGATGGTCACTCGCACAGGAGACTCGACGGGCCGCCTCATGAGCTACGACCCACGGACATCGGATGTCACGCTGCTCCAGGCGGGCATGACGTACCCCAACGGCGTCGCGCTCAGCGCCGACCGCACCCACCTCGTGGTCGCATCTACTGGACCATGCAAGCTACTGAGGCACTGGATCAAAGGGGTCAACGCAGGCACATCCGAGCCTTTTGCCGACCTGCCCGGCTATCCAGATAACGTGAGGCCCGACACCAAAGGAGGCTATTGGGTGGCGTTGCACCGCGAGAAGAATGAGTTGCCCTTTGGTCCTGATAGTCATCGTCTCGCTGTCAGGGTCGGTAATGATGGGAACATAGTCGAGGAGATGAGAGGGCCAAAGAAGGTGAGGCCCACCGAGATTATGGAGAGAAGCAATGGCAAGA
- the LOC123066767 gene encoding 60S ribosomal export protein NMD3-like codes for MASPHPLPGDMLFLPPQSQAAAAACTTLCCLCGVPMPPNAANTCAPCLRARVDVAEGAPRHAAVVHCPWCSSYLEPPRRWTRAAPESAELLQLLLRRLHRPIQRLGVSLTAAEFVFTEPHSKRIRLRLRLRREVLPGRSVALERDHAVEFTVHDRLCDPCARARADPDQDQWCAVVQLRQRASHRRTLLHLEQRLAALGAAGSATRVDVTGVGGIDFFFASRSHAAGLVALIASLAPARVADAARQLVSHDTKSNTYRHRHAFSVELCPVCRDDLVFLPREASRALGGLGPLVLCVRVTDTLALLDASTHRVVSLGIKDYDRHRFEPALTSRQLVEYVVLDVDPSPVTSDATAASFGYRTAYVQVARASELGRTDAIVTVRTHLGHLLRPGDRALGYDLRGANANDLDGQSHCLPDAVLVKKIYEKGNDGERIQQDGGRNDDHGDVSIDEIAMGIGGIDLEPCDEVELDELLEDLRI; via the coding sequence ATGGCGTCCCCGCATCCGCTGCCCGGCGACATGCTATTCCTCCCTCCCCAATCGCAGGCCGCGGCCGCCGCGTGCACGACGCTCTGTTGCCTGTGCGGCGTGCCGATGCCGCCCAACGCGGCCAACACCTGCGCGCCCTGCCTCCGTGCGCGCGTCGACGTCGCCGAGGGCGCGCCGCGCCACGCCGCCGTGGTGCACTGCCCGTGGTGCTCCTCGTACCTGGAGCCCCCGCGACGCTGGACGCGCGCCGCGCCGGAGTCGGCCGAGCTcttgcagctcctccttcgccgcctccACCGGCCGATCCAGCGCCTCGGCGTCTCCCTCACCGCCGCCGAGTTCGTGTTCACAGAGCCGCACTCCAAACGCATCaggctccgcctccgcctccgccgcgaggTCCTCCCCGGCCGCAGCGTCGCGCTGGAGCGGGACCACGCCGTCGAGTTCACCGTCCACGACCGCCTCTGCGACCCCTGCGCCCGGGCCCGCGCCGACCCCGACCAGGACCAGTGGTGCGCCGTCGTGCAGCTGCGGCAGCGCGCGTCGCACCGCCGCACGCTGCTCCACCTCGAGCAGCGCCTGGCCGCCCTCGGCGCGGCCGGCTCAGCGACCCGCGTCGACGTAACCGGCGTCGGCGGGATCGACTTCTTCTTCGCGTCCCGGTCCCACGCTGCCGGCCTTGTCGCCCTCATCGCCTCCCTCGCGCCGGCGCGCGTGGCGGACGCGGCGAGGCAGCTCGTGTCGCACGACACCAAGAGCAACACGTACCGCCACCGGCACGCATTCTCCGTGGAGCTCTGCCCGGTGTGCCGCGACGACCTCGTCTTCCTCCCGAGGGAGGCGTCGCGCGCGCTCGGCGGGCTCGGGCCGCTCGTGCTCTGTGTCAGGGTCACCGACACGCTGGCCCTCCTCGACGCCTCCACCCACCGCGTTGTCAGCCTCGGCATCAAGGACTACGACCGGCACAGGTTCGAGCCCGCGCTCACCAGCCGCCAGCTCGTGGAGTACGTCGTGCTGGACGTCGACCCCTCGCCGGTCACCAGCGACGCCACGGCCGCAAGTTTCGGGTACCGGACAGCGTACGTGCAGGTGGCCCGCGCATCGGAGTTGGGCAGGACCGACGCCATCGTCACCGTGAGGACGCACCTCGGGCACCTCCTGCGCCCCGGCGACCGTGCACTTGGCTACGACCTCCGCGGCGCCAACGCCAACGACCTGGATGGGCAGAGCCATTGCTTGCCGGACGCGGTGCTGGTCAAGAAGATCTACGAGAAGGGCAACGACGGCGAGAGGATTCAGCAGGACGGTGGAAGAAACGATGACCATGGTGATGTCAGCATTGATGAGATCGCCATGGGGATCGGAGGCATCGATCTGGAGCCCTGCGACGAGGTGGAGCTTGATGAATTGCTCGAGGACCTCAGAATCTGA